The following coding sequences are from one Petrotoga sibirica DSM 13575 window:
- a CDS encoding (2Fe-2S)-binding protein: MKISFTINGIKRECNVNSTTRLLDLIRDDLNLTGTKEGCGKGECGACTVIMNDKIVASCLVLAYEADGAEIVTIEGLSDKNILHPIQEAYIEAGAVQCGFCTPGFILATKKLLDEIPNPTEEEIKRGLSGNICRCTGYQKIIDAVKLSATKIAEYKRGEKVETK, encoded by the coding sequence TTGAAAATAAGCTTTACCATAAATGGTATTAAAAGAGAATGCAATGTAAATTCAACTACCCGATTGTTGGATTTAATCAGGGACGATCTGAATCTTACAGGTACAAAAGAAGGTTGTGGAAAAGGAGAATGCGGTGCATGTACGGTTATAATGAACGATAAAATCGTAGCTTCTTGCTTAGTGCTTGCATACGAAGCAGATGGTGCAGAAATAGTTACTATTGAAGGTTTGAGTGATAAAAATATTTTACATCCTATACAAGAGGCATACATTGAAGCCGGAGCGGTACAATGTGGATTTTGCACACCTGGATTCATATTGGCAACTAAGAAACTTCTGGATGAAATTCCTAACCCAACGGAAGAAGAAATAAAAAGGGGACTATCCGGTAATATCTGTAGATGTACAGGATACCAAAAAATAATAGACGCGGTTAAACTCTCGGCCACTAAAATCGCTGAGTATAAGCGGGGTGAGAAAGTTGAAACCAAATAA
- a CDS encoding xanthine dehydrogenase family protein molybdopterin-binding subunit, with protein sequence MRKLKPNKYVGENVFKVDAKDKVLGKAIYPDDIYFEDMLYVKVKRATHPHAYIQKIDVSKAESLPGVIKVITAKDYPHLNKFGLIIKDQPVLVGIGEKTRFMGDALAIVVAKSKEIATKAINLINVEVKELEVITDPFRAMEEDAPKIHETGNIVVTHQLNKGDIKKGFDESDVIIEKEYKTQHVDQLPLQVESGVSVYDEKTGVITIWATTQWLHDTQADIAQSLNLPKEKIRIIQPVIGGAFGRKEDISVHIHLALAAMSTKHPVKLTYTREESMIAQSKRHPLYIKAKTGATKDGILKAWEVEVVGDTGAYASSGPAVVHKGMYHCTGPYNVPNVKGIAYTVYTNNTYGGAMRGFGTTQMAFAYESQMNILAEKLGMDPAEIRLKNAYRIGSITPNGQKLTQSVNVVETIQEALKLSKEKEGVRH encoded by the coding sequence GTGAGAAAGTTGAAACCAAATAAATACGTTGGAGAGAATGTTTTCAAAGTTGATGCCAAAGACAAAGTATTGGGTAAAGCCATCTATCCGGATGATATATACTTTGAAGATATGCTCTATGTGAAAGTTAAACGTGCTACGCATCCACATGCCTACATTCAAAAGATAGATGTTTCTAAAGCGGAATCATTACCTGGAGTAATTAAAGTTATCACTGCAAAGGATTATCCTCATTTGAACAAGTTTGGATTGATAATTAAAGATCAACCTGTTTTAGTAGGAATAGGAGAAAAGACCCGTTTTATGGGAGACGCATTGGCTATAGTTGTTGCAAAGAGTAAAGAAATCGCCACTAAAGCTATTAATTTAATAAATGTCGAAGTTAAAGAATTAGAGGTCATTACCGATCCTTTCAGGGCAATGGAAGAAGACGCTCCAAAAATTCATGAAACTGGAAACATAGTTGTTACTCATCAATTAAACAAAGGGGATATTAAGAAGGGATTTGATGAATCTGACGTAATAATAGAAAAAGAGTATAAAACGCAGCATGTTGACCAACTACCTTTACAAGTAGAGTCTGGTGTATCTGTTTACGATGAAAAAACTGGCGTAATAACTATTTGGGCAACCACACAATGGCTTCACGATACACAAGCTGATATAGCCCAATCTTTAAATTTACCAAAAGAAAAAATTAGGATAATACAACCCGTTATTGGTGGGGCATTTGGTAGAAAAGAAGATATTTCCGTACATATACATTTAGCATTAGCCGCAATGAGCACAAAACACCCTGTTAAATTAACTTACACCAGAGAAGAATCTATGATCGCTCAGTCTAAAAGGCATCCACTGTATATAAAGGCAAAAACCGGTGCAACCAAAGATGGAATTCTAAAAGCTTGGGAGGTTGAAGTTGTAGGAGATACAGGAGCATATGCATCCAGTGGTCCTGCTGTTGTACATAAAGGTATGTATCATTGTACAGGTCCATACAATGTACCTAACGTTAAGGGTATAGCTTATACCGTTTACACTAATAATACGTATGGTGGCGCCATGAGAGGATTTGGAACAACGCAGATGGCTTTTGCTTATGAATCTCAAATGAACATATTAGCTGAAAAGTTGGGTATGGATCCAGCAGAGATTAGACTAAAGAACGCTTACAGAATTGGCTCAATTACTCCAAATGGTCAAAAGCTTACTCAAAGTGTCAACGTCGTTGAAACAATACAGGAAGCTTTAAAGCTTTCAAAAGAGAAAGAAGGTGTTCGACATTGA
- a CDS encoding xanthine dehydrogenase family protein molybdopterin-binding subunit, with amino-acid sequence MKKKGRGMATIMFGYGYGEGFPDFSHATVEFTDDEKVLVVTAAADVGQGVLTVISQIAAEVLSVGVEKVKVIQGDTHKTMNSGSTSATRQTTFTGNAVKQACENLKGKIFHYASLEFNSNYPELTLKDGKIIYNPNPQKTITYWDLKRKVEEKGETLKGEATYFPPTYSPDLISGQAHEVYVAYTFMTQVVDVEVDTVTGKVEVKDVYTALDCGKAINPINVEGQIEGGTTQGIGMALMEEQVIKNGITLNPNMTGYLVPTSMDVPNFHSVLIENEDSIGPFGAKGIGEPTTIAASPAIANAIYDAIGIRFYELPITPEKILKALKEKEND; translated from the coding sequence TTGAAGAAAAAAGGAAGAGGTATGGCTACAATAATGTTCGGATATGGTTACGGTGAAGGATTTCCCGATTTTTCTCATGCGACGGTTGAATTTACAGATGATGAAAAGGTTTTGGTTGTAACTGCGGCTGCCGATGTAGGACAAGGAGTTTTAACGGTTATCAGTCAAATTGCAGCAGAAGTTCTTTCAGTTGGTGTTGAAAAAGTAAAAGTCATTCAGGGCGATACTCATAAAACTATGAATTCAGGATCAACATCTGCAACTCGTCAAACCACCTTTACAGGAAATGCAGTAAAACAAGCCTGTGAAAACTTAAAGGGAAAAATTTTCCATTATGCGAGTTTAGAGTTCAATAGTAATTATCCTGAACTAACTTTGAAAGATGGAAAAATCATCTACAATCCTAACCCCCAAAAAACAATTACTTACTGGGATTTAAAAAGAAAGGTAGAAGAAAAAGGTGAAACTTTGAAAGGTGAAGCGACCTACTTTCCACCAACATATTCTCCCGATTTAATATCCGGACAGGCCCATGAAGTCTACGTTGCTTACACCTTTATGACTCAGGTCGTCGATGTGGAAGTCGACACAGTCACTGGAAAAGTTGAAGTAAAAGATGTTTATACCGCACTTGATTGTGGAAAAGCTATAAACCCTATAAATGTGGAAGGACAGATAGAGGGTGGTACAACGCAAGGAATAGGTATGGCTCTTATGGAAGAACAAGTAATAAAAAATGGAATCACATTAAATCCAAATATGACAGGTTACTTGGTTCCAACTTCTATGGATGTTCCGAATTTTCATTCTGTATTAATAGAAAATGAAGATTCTATCGGGCCATTTGGTGCAAAAGGTATAGGAGAACCAACAACCATTGCAGCTTCCCCTGCCATTGCTAACGCTATATACGATGCTATAGGTATTAGATTTTATGAGTTACCTATCACCCCAGAAAAAATTCTTAAAGCTCTAAAAGAAAAAGAAAATGATTAA
- a CDS encoding nucleoside-triphosphatase: protein MIKNNIFLTGSIGVGKSTIIRKVINQLSLHVCGFSVDREGKKNSWNAFYLVEVSSFNNGDRSKKSKYNRFAFRKDESKNWEINIQVFDKIGVQLLTNIDDADLVIMDELGRFELTAFKFQKKVEEVLNSDKPVLGVIKDESNTFLDRIRNRKDVRIFRVTLENREEVYKEVLSLIKQLRSMKE from the coding sequence ATGATTAAAAATAACATCTTTCTTACAGGTTCTATAGGTGTAGGTAAATCGACGATTATACGTAAAGTGATTAATCAATTATCATTACATGTTTGCGGTTTTTCAGTTGATAGAGAAGGTAAAAAAAATAGTTGGAACGCCTTTTATTTAGTAGAAGTATCTTCATTTAATAACGGTGATCGATCTAAAAAATCTAAATATAACAGATTTGCCTTCAGAAAAGATGAATCTAAAAATTGGGAGATAAATATTCAAGTATTTGACAAAATTGGTGTACAACTTCTTACAAACATTGATGATGCTGACTTAGTAATCATGGATGAATTGGGAAGATTCGAGTTAACTGCGTTCAAATTTCAAAAGAAAGTTGAAGAGGTTCTGAATAGTGACAAACCTGTTTTAGGTGTAATAAAAGATGAATCTAATACATTTTTGGACAGGATAAGAAATAGAAAAGACGTTCGAATATTTAGAGTAACCTTGGAAAACCGTGAAGAAGTTTACAAAGAGGTATTGAGTTTGATAAAACAATTACGTTCAATGAAGGAGTGA
- a CDS encoding 4Fe-4S binding protein — protein sequence MADISVDLLGMLLKTPVMPAAGPPIKDGESAHKAKEGGAGAIVTKTVSVRAAKVPKPNMAQVKGGFINTELWSELSLEQWIENEYPQVVETGLPVIIGVGYTSEDIKEVIPKVERFADAFELSTHYLGNDPTPMINSIKAAKESTDLPVMVKLSPQIDIPTFAKEAEKAGADGLVLINSFGPTLDIDLESGKPLLGSKNGFGWLSGQAIFPLALRAVFEAVKSVNIPVVGVGGISTGKEAIKMIMAGAQAVQVCTAAILNGPQIYKKIANEIEKYLNDHGFKSLEEIRGIAQKNTVTEANYNLIFPTVNDEKCTECGLCVKSCVYDAIHLIKELHSVRIDTNKCTGCGLCVTRCNFNALSSYL from the coding sequence ATGGCTGATATATCTGTAGACTTATTAGGAATGTTGTTGAAAACCCCTGTAATGCCCGCTGCCGGGCCACCTATTAAAGATGGAGAGAGTGCCCACAAAGCCAAAGAAGGTGGAGCTGGAGCGATCGTTACCAAAACGGTCTCAGTGAGGGCTGCAAAGGTTCCAAAACCAAATATGGCACAGGTAAAAGGAGGGTTTATAAATACCGAACTTTGGTCCGAGTTATCCTTAGAACAATGGATTGAAAATGAATATCCTCAGGTAGTTGAAACAGGGTTGCCGGTGATAATAGGCGTTGGGTATACCTCTGAAGATATAAAAGAAGTAATACCAAAAGTAGAACGGTTTGCTGATGCCTTCGAACTCTCTACCCACTACCTTGGTAATGACCCTACCCCCATGATTAATAGTATAAAAGCAGCGAAAGAAAGTACAGATCTTCCCGTTATGGTAAAACTTAGTCCTCAAATAGATATTCCAACGTTCGCTAAAGAGGCTGAAAAGGCTGGTGCAGATGGTTTAGTCTTGATAAACTCTTTCGGTCCGACGTTAGATATCGATTTAGAAAGTGGTAAACCTTTGTTGGGAAGTAAGAATGGTTTCGGATGGTTATCAGGTCAGGCGATCTTCCCGTTAGCTTTGAGGGCAGTTTTCGAAGCTGTCAAGTCGGTCAATATTCCCGTGGTTGGAGTAGGTGGAATCAGTACAGGTAAAGAAGCAATAAAAATGATAATGGCAGGGGCCCAAGCTGTTCAAGTCTGTACCGCAGCTATTTTGAATGGACCTCAAATATATAAAAAGATTGCTAATGAAATTGAAAAGTATCTGAACGACCATGGATTTAAGTCTTTAGAAGAAATCAGGGGAATTGCTCAAAAAAATACTGTTACTGAGGCAAATTATAATTTGATATTTCCAACCGTAAACGATGAAAAATGTACAGAATGTGGGTTATGTGTCAAAAGTTGTGTTTATGATGCGATCCATCTCATAAAAGAACTTCACAGTGTGAGAATAGATACTAATAAATGTACTGGTTGTGGATTATGTGTAACAAGATGTAATTTCAATGCTCTGTCCTCATATTTATAA
- the ade gene encoding adenine deaminase, with amino-acid sequence MSNKDLLPIALGKEKADLVFKNGKIIDVFNEKVIEEDLAISNGVIIGYGKYEGKEEVDIEGKFISPGFIDAHLHLESAMVTIEEFAKTVIPLGTLTLVADPHEIANVAGEIGLKYFLKIGNNLPWNFNLMVPSCVPVTTFDYSGSVLNAEKIKDLIAEASFFGLGEVMDYEGIITGQDYIWDKIELMKNYFIDGHAPKLEGKFLNAYLLAGIMADHETTSPDEALEKVSKGMYIMVREGSVTRDLQSLLPAINDKNNCNFLFATDDKHPEDLLSEGHINFMIKKAIKLGMEPLRAIKLATLNAARSLGLHRLGGIAPSYKADLLIIDNLDDLNVLQVYKDGKKVAENGKALFQVDPNNFEKPPSIFHSVNIAPIREEDFKIPKAKTYRVINLIQDQIITEEEFFSFPDSFEEERFIRYNINKIAVVERHKSTGKIGLGLIRGFGLEFGAIASSITHDSHNIIVIGTNSRDMKMAIDKIAEIQGGIVIANNQNIVDFINLPIGGLVSTDPIGKVSEKLKVLRKIAHDLGVKINSPFMTLAFMGLPVVPKLKITCDGLYDVENNTFVPLVVN; translated from the coding sequence TTGTCAAACAAAGATCTTTTACCAATAGCTTTAGGAAAGGAAAAAGCAGATTTAGTATTCAAAAACGGAAAAATAATTGACGTTTTTAACGAAAAAGTTATAGAAGAGGATTTGGCCATTTCCAATGGTGTAATAATCGGCTATGGAAAGTATGAAGGCAAGGAAGAAGTTGACATAGAAGGCAAATTCATATCTCCGGGGTTTATAGACGCACACCTACATTTAGAAAGTGCAATGGTTACAATAGAAGAATTCGCTAAAACGGTTATCCCTTTAGGAACGTTGACTCTCGTTGCCGATCCACATGAGATAGCAAATGTAGCCGGGGAGATCGGTCTAAAATATTTCTTAAAAATTGGCAATAACCTACCTTGGAATTTTAATTTGATGGTTCCATCGTGTGTGCCTGTAACTACTTTCGATTATTCTGGTTCCGTACTAAACGCCGAAAAAATAAAAGATTTAATAGCAGAAGCAAGCTTTTTTGGTCTTGGTGAAGTTATGGATTATGAAGGGATTATAACAGGACAAGATTATATATGGGATAAGATTGAGCTGATGAAGAATTATTTTATCGATGGTCATGCACCAAAACTAGAAGGCAAATTTTTAAACGCGTATCTTTTAGCTGGAATCATGGCTGATCACGAAACTACATCCCCCGATGAGGCATTGGAAAAAGTTTCAAAGGGGATGTATATAATGGTTAGAGAAGGTTCCGTTACAAGGGATCTTCAAAGCTTGTTACCAGCAATTAACGACAAAAACAACTGTAACTTTTTATTTGCCACCGATGACAAACATCCTGAAGACCTTCTCTCAGAAGGCCATATAAATTTTATGATTAAAAAGGCTATAAAACTCGGGATGGAACCACTTAGAGCAATAAAACTTGCCACTTTAAATGCTGCTCGATCTCTGGGATTACATCGTTTGGGGGGTATTGCTCCAAGTTATAAGGCTGATCTTCTGATAATCGACAATTTAGATGATTTGAACGTTTTACAAGTTTACAAAGACGGAAAAAAAGTAGCAGAAAACGGAAAAGCATTATTCCAGGTTGATCCTAATAACTTTGAAAAGCCACCTTCAATTTTTCATTCTGTAAATATTGCCCCTATTAGAGAAGAGGATTTCAAAATTCCTAAAGCGAAAACTTACCGTGTTATTAACTTGATTCAGGACCAGATCATCACTGAAGAGGAGTTTTTCTCATTTCCAGATAGTTTTGAAGAAGAACGATTTATAAGGTATAATATAAATAAAATTGCCGTTGTGGAAAGACACAAAAGTACTGGAAAGATTGGTTTGGGTTTGATAAGGGGTTTTGGATTAGAGTTTGGTGCCATTGCGAGCTCCATAACTCATGATTCTCACAACATTATTGTAATAGGTACGAATTCAAGAGATATGAAGATGGCAATAGACAAGATAGCTGAAATTCAGGGTGGAATTGTAATTGCTAATAACCAAAATATCGTTGATTTTATCAACTTACCCATCGGCGGACTTGTTTCCACCGACCCAATTGGAAAAGTTTCTGAAAAGCTTAAAGTACTAAGAAAAATTGCTCATGACTTAGGGGTCAAAATAAACAGCCCTTTCATGACATTAGCGTTTATGGGTTTACCAGTGGTTCCCAAATTAAAGATAACTTGTGATGGCTTATACGATGTTGAAAATAATACTTTTGTACCATTGGTCGTAAATTGA
- a CDS encoding NCS2 family permease, with protein MANTQQEGFFERTFKLKENGTNVKTEVLAGITTFMTMAYIIFVNPSILSDAGMPFNGVFIATIAGAILGTVMMALLTNYPFALASGMGLNAFFTYSIVIGMGVSWQTALGIVFIEGIIFIVLSITPVRQMIVNSIPMSLKTGISSGIGLFIAFIGLQNAGIVVADPATLVRMGDLFAGPALIALLGLIITGILHALRVKGALLLGIIIATILGFFNGVTPTPEGVVAFPRMADWSQVLFQLDIKSAFNIGMIGVLISFLFVDLFDTAGTLVGVSQQAGYLKEDGSLPKADRALLADAIATTGGALFGTSTVTTYVESASGVSEGGRTGLTGIVVSILFFLSLFFQPIIAIVPGAATAPALIIVGVMMLSNIRSIKWEDFTEVFPAFVAMIVMPLTYSISNGIALGFITYPLVKLFTGKGKEVHSLVYVLCALFIIYFIWL; from the coding sequence ATGGCAAACACTCAGCAAGAAGGTTTTTTTGAAAGGACTTTCAAGTTAAAAGAGAACGGTACCAACGTTAAAACTGAGGTCTTAGCTGGTATCACAACGTTTATGACGATGGCTTATATCATCTTCGTAAACCCTTCAATACTCAGCGATGCAGGGATGCCTTTCAACGGTGTCTTCATAGCCACTATAGCAGGGGCAATTTTAGGTACCGTAATGATGGCCTTACTTACCAATTATCCATTTGCGTTGGCTTCAGGAATGGGCTTGAACGCCTTTTTCACCTATTCAATCGTTATAGGTATGGGGGTCTCTTGGCAAACCGCGTTAGGGATAGTATTTATAGAGGGAATCATTTTTATTGTGCTCAGCATCACACCCGTAAGACAGATGATCGTTAATTCGATTCCAATGAGTCTGAAAACAGGGATAAGTTCTGGAATTGGTTTGTTTATTGCTTTTATAGGTTTGCAAAACGCTGGTATAGTAGTAGCAGATCCTGCAACATTGGTAAGAATGGGAGACTTATTCGCTGGACCAGCTTTAATAGCGTTATTGGGTCTAATCATAACCGGTATTTTACACGCTTTAAGGGTAAAAGGAGCCCTATTGTTAGGAATTATAATTGCTACGATTTTAGGATTTTTCAACGGGGTCACACCAACACCCGAAGGTGTTGTAGCGTTCCCTAGAATGGCTGATTGGTCTCAAGTTTTGTTCCAACTCGATATTAAATCTGCATTTAATATCGGCATGATAGGTGTTTTAATTTCTTTCTTATTTGTAGATCTTTTTGATACCGCAGGTACGTTAGTAGGAGTTAGCCAACAAGCAGGCTATTTGAAAGAGGACGGTTCTTTACCAAAAGCAGATAGAGCTCTTTTAGCCGACGCTATTGCTACTACAGGTGGTGCCCTATTTGGAACCAGTACAGTTACAACCTACGTTGAATCTGCTTCAGGCGTCTCAGAAGGTGGCAGAACAGGGCTAACAGGTATAGTTGTGTCTATTTTATTCTTTCTTTCTTTGTTTTTTCAACCAATAATAGCTATAGTCCCAGGTGCTGCAACAGCGCCAGCTTTGATAATCGTCGGCGTAATGATGTTATCGAATATAAGAAGCATAAAATGGGAAGATTTTACTGAAGTTTTTCCAGCTTTCGTGGCAATGATAGTAATGCCTTTAACTTATTCCATATCTAACGGAATAGCTTTAGGCTTTATAACCTATCCTTTAGTCAAATTGTTCACTGGCAAAGGTAAAGAAGTTCACTCGTTAGTATACGTTTTGTGTGCTTTATTTATCATCTACTTTATTTGGCTTTAA
- a CDS encoding nucleotidyltransferase family protein, which yields MISAVVLAAGESVRMRTPKQILPWGDKSVLETVVTRLLKCQYIDDEIIVVLGGNFEKISPVFAKYEDHRLKIVKNNDYKKGMLTSVWRGLKSLSKDSEFILFTLGDMPLIKIQTFNELTSYAINSKTIILAPTYQGKRGHPLIVNKSQIPDIYQLSGPGGLRTLLSEHPERITLHKVDDEGIIIDIDTIEDYNMYLKKQKGDDRE from the coding sequence ATGATTTCGGCGGTGGTTTTAGCGGCTGGTGAATCCGTAAGAATGAGGACTCCAAAACAGATTTTGCCTTGGGGAGACAAATCTGTTTTAGAAACCGTTGTTACTAGACTTTTGAAATGTCAATATATAGATGATGAAATAATAGTCGTTTTAGGAGGCAACTTTGAGAAGATAAGTCCCGTTTTTGCAAAGTATGAAGACCACCGTTTGAAAATTGTAAAGAATAACGATTACAAAAAAGGTATGTTAACAAGCGTGTGGAGAGGTTTAAAATCATTATCCAAAGATTCTGAATTCATACTCTTCACACTTGGAGACATGCCTTTAATCAAAATTCAAACTTTCAACGAACTTACTAGCTATGCGATAAATAGCAAAACAATTATATTGGCACCTACTTATCAAGGAAAAAGAGGTCATCCATTGATTGTAAACAAAAGTCAGATACCAGATATTTATCAATTATCAGGACCTGGGGGATTGAGAACACTCTTAAGTGAACATCCTGAAAGGATAACTCTTCACAAGGTTGACGATGAAGGCATTATCATCGATATTGATACAATTGAAGACTACAATATGTATCTAAAAAAACAAAAGGGAGATGATCGTGAGTGA
- a CDS encoding ABC transporter substrate-binding protein, with the protein MKKSASFFMFLFLLTFAHVIFANTLTVTDMAGREVTIPSNIERIVTTYKPATQFVFALNAQEMLVGVDNKSTKEKLFTLIYTDVESLIEVGSKREGVNIETIASLNPDLVILFPHNQAEFTAFKLETLGISTIIINPESLEEIRETNRLLGEILGLEDRAKNVDNQFDDILKLLEKAKNLPEDQKKVVYFANSQLLDTVGKNMMQTDIIKWAGGINPAAKSDVGFIKISPEQLIAWNPDVIVTSQTFQGDIEELYKEVKYQNVKAFKNKQIYRFPSILEPWDYPNPSSYLGMLWLATKIHPELFSDIDFDKVADEFYYTLYGVSYSELLSKTGN; encoded by the coding sequence GTGAAGAAAAGTGCATCCTTTTTTATGTTCTTATTTCTTTTAACTTTTGCACACGTAATATTTGCCAATACCCTAACGGTTACTGATATGGCTGGAAGGGAGGTAACAATCCCTTCTAATATAGAACGTATCGTAACAACCTACAAGCCGGCTACTCAATTTGTATTTGCATTAAACGCCCAAGAAATGCTTGTAGGTGTGGATAATAAATCAACAAAAGAAAAATTATTTACTTTAATCTATACAGATGTCGAATCTTTAATAGAAGTAGGTTCAAAAAGAGAAGGAGTAAATATTGAAACTATTGCTTCCTTAAATCCTGATTTAGTAATATTATTTCCACATAACCAGGCTGAATTCACCGCTTTCAAATTAGAAACGCTGGGAATCTCCACCATTATTATCAATCCAGAAAGTTTAGAAGAAATAAGAGAAACAAATAGACTATTAGGTGAAATATTAGGATTAGAAGATAGAGCAAAAAATGTAGATAACCAGTTTGATGATATCTTAAAACTACTAGAAAAGGCTAAAAATTTGCCAGAAGATCAGAAAAAAGTTGTCTATTTTGCTAATTCTCAACTACTAGATACTGTGGGAAAAAATATGATGCAAACGGATATAATAAAGTGGGCTGGCGGAATAAATCCAGCAGCAAAAAGCGATGTAGGGTTCATAAAGATATCTCCAGAGCAGTTAATAGCTTGGAATCCTGATGTTATAGTTACATCACAAACATTTCAAGGTGACATCGAGGAATTGTATAAAGAAGTAAAATATCAAAACGTTAAGGCTTTTAAAAACAAACAAATATATCGCTTCCCCTCCATCCTTGAACCATGGGATTATCCTAACCCATCATCTTATTTGGGTATGTTATGGTTAGCAACAAAAATACATCCTGAACTTTTTTCGGATATCGATTTCGATAAAGTAGCTGATGAATTTTATTACACTTTGTACGGAGTTTCATACAGTGAATTGTTATCTAAAACTGGAAATTAA
- a CDS encoding FecCD family ABC transporter permease, producing MPIQNKNQTLGQHQKRTLLYLLLILLLVFTISLFVGRYKISFVEITNTIKNLLLGTEEQRNNDWLVFYHIRLPRMILVIFVGSVLSITGATYQSVFRNPLASPSILGVSAGSAFGVALAILISEESLIGTYLLSFVLGLVAVLFTFFISVWSKVKGVTVLVLAGMAVTSFFNACVSLVQYLADPYEKLPNIVFWLMGSFNRAGWREVYISLFTMLPGIIILLILRWYLNVMSMGEEEALSMGINVRRMRILLIIVSTVMVAPTVAVAGQVSWIGLITPHIARYIIGANHRYMLPATCLLGSVLLLIMDDIARTITPAEIPISIVTAFIGAPFFVYLLLRRRESGWNQ from the coding sequence ATGCCCATTCAAAATAAAAATCAAACCCTAGGTCAACATCAAAAAAGAACCCTTCTCTATCTTTTATTAATTTTGCTATTGGTATTTACAATCTCACTTTTCGTTGGAAGATACAAAATTTCTTTCGTTGAAATCACCAACACGATAAAAAATTTACTCTTAGGCACTGAGGAACAAAGAAACAACGACTGGTTAGTTTTCTACCACATTCGGTTACCTAGAATGATACTGGTAATATTTGTGGGTTCCGTTTTATCTATAACTGGTGCAACATATCAAAGTGTTTTTAGGAATCCGTTGGCTTCTCCATCAATTCTTGGTGTATCAGCGGGTTCAGCATTTGGAGTAGCTTTAGCTATTTTGATCAGTGAAGAGTCTTTAATTGGTACATACTTATTATCTTTTGTTTTAGGGCTAGTTGCCGTTCTTTTTACTTTTTTCATTTCTGTTTGGAGTAAAGTGAAGGGGGTTACCGTCCTTGTTTTGGCAGGAATGGCGGTAACCTCTTTCTTCAACGCCTGTGTCTCTTTAGTACAATACTTAGCAGACCCTTACGAAAAATTACCTAATATTGTTTTTTGGCTAATGGGGAGTTTCAACAGGGCAGGTTGGAGAGAAGTATATATTTCATTATTTACAATGCTTCCAGGGATAATAATTCTTCTTATTTTACGATGGTATTTGAACGTTATGTCTATGGGAGAAGAAGAAGCATTATCCATGGGAATAAATGTACGAAGAATGAGGATTTTATTGATCATTGTGAGTACCGTTATGGTTGCTCCTACAGTGGCTGTTGCTGGTCAAGTAAGCTGGATTGGATTGATTACTCCGCATATTGCGAGGTATATAATAGGTGCAAACCACAGGTACATGCTTCCTGCAACATGCCTCTTAGGGTCTGTTCTTTTGCTTATAATGGACGACATCGCAAGGACAATCACACCAGCAGAGATTCCCATCAGTATTGTTACCGCGTTTATAGGTGCACCGTTTTTCGTTTATCTTTTATTGAGGAGAAGAGAAAGTGGGTGGAATCAATGA